The proteins below are encoded in one region of Micromonospora pisi:
- the steA gene encoding putative cytokinetic ring protein SteA encodes MRLPILRRTRTAEPGIVVGTARLDRRTKRLVGRLRPGEIAVIDHVDLDRVAADSLVAVGVAAVLNAKPSVSGRYPNLGPEVLVKAGIPLVDDLGEDVFQLLREGDTVRIDGNTVYVGDEPVAHGGRQDPETVAKAMADAREGLSVQLEAFAANTMDYLKQERDLLLDGVGLPDIETSMRGRHCLIVVRGYDYKADLDVLRPYIREFKPVLIGVDGGADALVEAGYTPDIIIGDMDSVTDDVLRCGAEVIVHAYPDGRAPGLARVEQLGVSAITFPAAATSEDLAMLLADGKGASLIVAVGTHATLVEFLDKGRGGMASTFLTRLKVGGKMVDAKGVSRLYRQNISGSSLLLLVLSAVAAMASAVAVSTVGKAYLGVASEWWDNLVFQLGQLF; translated from the coding sequence ATGCGTCTACCCATCTTGCGCCGGACCCGGACCGCGGAACCGGGCATCGTCGTGGGCACCGCCCGCCTCGACCGCCGGACCAAACGTCTGGTGGGTCGCCTGCGCCCCGGTGAGATCGCGGTGATCGACCACGTCGACCTCGACCGGGTCGCTGCCGACTCACTGGTCGCGGTCGGGGTCGCCGCCGTCCTCAACGCCAAGCCCTCAGTCTCCGGTCGTTACCCCAACCTCGGACCCGAGGTGCTGGTCAAGGCCGGTATCCCGCTCGTGGACGACCTCGGTGAGGACGTCTTCCAACTGCTGCGCGAGGGCGACACCGTCCGGATCGACGGCAACACCGTCTACGTCGGCGACGAACCGGTCGCGCACGGCGGCCGGCAGGATCCGGAGACCGTGGCGAAGGCGATGGCCGACGCCCGGGAAGGGCTCTCCGTGCAGTTGGAGGCCTTCGCCGCCAACACCATGGACTACCTCAAGCAGGAACGTGACCTGCTGCTCGACGGGGTCGGCCTCCCGGACATCGAGACCTCGATGCGGGGTCGGCACTGCCTGATCGTGGTACGCGGCTACGACTACAAGGCCGACCTCGACGTGCTGCGCCCGTACATCCGGGAGTTCAAGCCGGTGCTGATCGGCGTCGACGGTGGTGCGGACGCGCTCGTCGAGGCGGGCTACACCCCCGACATCATCATCGGCGACATGGACTCCGTCACCGACGACGTGCTCCGCTGCGGCGCCGAGGTGATCGTCCACGCCTACCCGGACGGGCGGGCACCGGGGCTGGCCCGGGTGGAACAGCTCGGCGTCAGCGCCATCACCTTCCCCGCCGCCGCCACCAGCGAGGACCTCGCCATGCTGCTCGCCGACGGCAAGGGCGCCTCGCTGATCGTCGCGGTCGGCACCCACGCCACCCTGGTCGAGTTCCTCGACAAGGGTCGTGGCGGCATGGCCTCGACCTTCCTCACCCGGCTCAAGGTGGGCGGCAAGATGGTCGACGCGAAGGGAGTCAGCCGGCTCTACCGGCAGAACATCTCCGGATCGTCGCTGCTGCTGCTGGTCCTCTCGGCGGTGGCCGCGATGGCCTCCGCGGTGGCGGTCTCGACCGTGGGCAAGGCCTATCTCGGGGTGGCCTCCGAGTGGTGGGACAATCTGGTCTTCCAGCTCGGGCAGCTGTTCTAG
- a CDS encoding copper transporter: MINFRYHVVSITAVFLALAIGLVVGTAALNGPVADSLSASVNELRKDNDQLRETVGSLQEEVTREEDFARESAPLLLGGKLAGHRVLVLCLPSGEKHVDGVIEMLRQTGATLTGRIDIQDKFVKPDNSVDLLGLAEQAARPSVSANGLPGNSNGVETSSAFLASALLDRPDATVVTEQDRRSVLDAYSNAGYLTVSDKVTGPAEAVVVVSGQPYVDRDSAQKDQAVVTMTEQFDKAVPLVVAGSGTSTGNVVQAVRDDPALSKTISTVDHANTVQGQVVTALALIEQVIDKKAGQYGLGAGATLLPKQPE; encoded by the coding sequence GTGATCAATTTTCGGTACCACGTGGTCTCCATCACCGCGGTCTTCCTCGCCCTGGCAATCGGGCTGGTGGTCGGGACAGCGGCGCTCAACGGGCCGGTCGCCGACTCGCTCAGCGCGAGCGTCAACGAGCTGCGCAAGGACAACGACCAGCTGCGGGAGACCGTCGGCAGCCTGCAGGAGGAGGTCACCCGGGAGGAGGACTTCGCCCGGGAGTCGGCACCGCTCCTGCTCGGCGGCAAGCTCGCCGGACACCGGGTGCTCGTCCTCTGCCTGCCCAGCGGCGAGAAGCACGTCGACGGGGTGATCGAGATGCTGCGGCAGACCGGCGCCACGCTCACCGGCCGGATCGACATCCAGGACAAGTTCGTCAAGCCCGACAACAGCGTGGACCTGCTCGGGCTCGCCGAGCAGGCCGCCCGGCCCAGCGTCTCGGCCAACGGCCTGCCCGGCAACAGCAACGGTGTCGAGACCTCCAGCGCCTTCCTGGCCAGTGCCCTGTTGGACCGCCCCGACGCGACGGTGGTCACCGAGCAGGACCGCCGGTCGGTGCTGGACGCGTACAGCAACGCCGGGTATCTCACCGTCAGCGACAAGGTGACCGGACCGGCCGAGGCGGTCGTGGTGGTCAGCGGACAGCCGTACGTCGACCGCGACTCCGCCCAGAAGGACCAGGCCGTCGTGACCATGACCGAACAGTTCGACAAGGCCGTACCGCTCGTCGTCGCGGGCAGCGGCACCAGTACGGGCAACGTCGTCCAGGCCGTCCGGGACGATCCCGCACTGAGTAAGACGATCTCCACCGTCGACCACGCCAACACGGTGCAGGGGCAGGTCGTGACCGCGCTCGCGTTGATCGAGCAGGTCATCGACAAGAAGGCCGGCCAGTACGGGCTCGGCGCCGGCGCCACGCTCCTGCCGAAGCAGCCCGAGTGA
- the murJ gene encoding murein biosynthesis integral membrane protein MurJ: MTAPAPLAGAGRVAGAAALIAVLTVASRLAGFGRTGIFTWVVGKTDLGGVYVVANTVPNIVFEIVAGGALASLVVPLLAGAVAAGDRRAVAETTGALLTWTVTLLVPLAALVALFAGPIVSLIIGDLTPAQQDAGTRMLQIFAPQLPLYGIGIVLTGVLQAHRRFAWPVLAPLLSSLTVIGVYLLFGAVEGRGEPIARTGTDGQLILSIGTTLGVLVLSGCLLVPVSRLRLRPRPGYGFSAENRRRVGGLALAGAVTLTGQQVALLVMLHLAASADVDNPVVLNLAQTMYLLPWAVLAVPLAVAAYPTLVATYADGDEEVFRRTLAPTTRGLLIFSCLGAAALIATAVPVARFFFPTAPGPAAAAIAGFGPGLLGYGLFAVLSRALYARGETRSAASTTAAGWLVVPVVAALLSWLLPDADRLLAVTLANSIGMLALGGLLIRVVARRAGRAALAGLTRSGLVGLAAGTAAALAGSAVAHWLPGVLPATPTKVDALLQGMLSGVVVAAVFLAVAYPLDRHDVRPLVGSVTRRLSRLTRRLRLGAGRDGTRPGRGDAKETVSG, encoded by the coding sequence GTGACCGCACCGGCACCCCTCGCCGGCGCCGGCCGCGTCGCCGGGGCAGCCGCGCTCATCGCCGTACTCACCGTCGCCAGCCGGCTCGCCGGCTTCGGGCGTACCGGAATCTTCACCTGGGTCGTCGGTAAGACCGACCTCGGTGGCGTCTACGTCGTAGCCAACACCGTGCCGAACATCGTCTTCGAGATCGTCGCCGGTGGGGCGTTGGCGAGTCTGGTCGTACCGCTGCTCGCCGGCGCGGTCGCGGCCGGTGACCGGCGTGCGGTCGCCGAGACCACCGGGGCGCTGCTGACCTGGACGGTGACGCTGCTGGTCCCGCTCGCGGCCCTGGTGGCGCTCTTCGCCGGTCCGATCGTGTCGCTGATCATCGGTGACCTGACCCCGGCCCAGCAGGACGCCGGGACCCGGATGCTCCAGATCTTCGCCCCGCAGCTGCCGCTGTACGGAATCGGGATCGTGCTCACCGGCGTGCTCCAGGCACACCGGCGGTTCGCCTGGCCGGTGCTCGCGCCGCTGCTCTCCAGCCTCACCGTGATCGGCGTCTACCTGCTCTTCGGCGCGGTCGAGGGGCGCGGCGAGCCGATCGCCCGGACCGGCACCGACGGTCAGTTGATCCTCTCGATCGGCACCACGCTCGGGGTGCTGGTGCTCTCCGGCTGCCTGCTTGTCCCGGTGAGCCGGCTGCGACTGCGACCCCGACCCGGGTACGGCTTCAGCGCCGAGAACCGCCGCCGGGTCGGTGGGCTCGCGCTGGCCGGCGCGGTGACCCTGACCGGGCAGCAGGTGGCCCTGCTGGTGATGCTCCACCTCGCGGCCAGCGCCGACGTCGACAACCCGGTGGTGCTCAACCTCGCCCAGACCATGTACCTGCTGCCCTGGGCGGTGCTGGCGGTGCCGTTGGCGGTGGCGGCGTACCCGACGCTGGTCGCCACGTACGCGGACGGCGACGAGGAGGTGTTCCGGCGTACCCTCGCCCCGACCACCCGTGGCCTGCTGATCTTCAGTTGCCTCGGCGCGGCGGCGCTGATCGCCACCGCGGTGCCGGTGGCCCGGTTCTTCTTCCCCACCGCCCCGGGCCCGGCCGCCGCGGCGATCGCCGGCTTCGGACCCGGGCTGCTCGGCTACGGCCTGTTCGCCGTCCTCTCCCGGGCCCTCTACGCACGTGGCGAGACCCGGTCGGCGGCGAGCACCACCGCCGCCGGCTGGCTGGTCGTACCGGTCGTCGCGGCCCTGCTCTCCTGGCTGCTGCCGGACGCCGACCGGCTGCTCGCGGTCACCCTGGCCAACTCGATCGGCATGCTCGCCCTCGGCGGCCTGTTGATCCGGGTGGTCGCCCGGCGGGCCGGTCGGGCGGCGCTCGCCGGCCTCACCCGGTCCGGGCTGGTCGGCCTCGCCGCCGGTACGGCCGCCGCGCTCGCCGGCAGCGCCGTCGCCCACTGGTTGCCCGGAGTGCTCCCCGCCACCCCGACGAAGGTGGATGCTCTGCTTCAGGGCATGCTGTCGGGAGTCGTTGTAGCGGCGGTGTTCCTCGCCGTGGCCTACCCACTGGACCGGCACGACGTACGCCCGCTGGTCGGTTCGGTGACCCGGCGTCTGAGCCGTCTGACCCGTCGGCTGCGACTCGGTGCCGGCCGCGACGGAACCCGCCCGGGTCGGGGAGACGCAAAGGAGACGGTGTCCGGGTGA
- a CDS encoding glycosyltransferase family 4 protein produces the protein MAGGWDGSVVLLLASSTGGVGQHVVSVARGLVAGGASVTVCGPAATDQQFAFTATGARFVPVEIPASPTPADGRAVAALRRVLAGPVDVVHAHGLRAGLVAALARPRQPLVVTWHNAVLAGGLRGQLSRWAERIIARRARVALGASADLVERTVAAGARDARLAPVAAPALPTARRSRAAVRAEFGVAPDQPLLLSVGRLHPQKRYDVLVEAAAGWRDLKPPPVVLIAGSGPSYLPLAADISAARAPITLLGHRTDVADLLVGADLALVTSDWEARQLFTQEALHSGVPLVATAVGGIPELVGDAAVLVPPADPAALDRAVRDLLADDARRAELGRRGIARAGTWPTEAETVAQLAALYAELAPGPVRTSDTPHTHDHGRG, from the coding sequence ATGGCGGGCGGTTGGGACGGATCGGTCGTCCTGCTCCTCGCCTCCAGCACCGGCGGCGTCGGTCAGCACGTTGTCTCGGTGGCACGCGGACTGGTCGCCGGAGGCGCCTCGGTCACCGTCTGCGGGCCGGCCGCGACCGATCAGCAGTTCGCCTTCACCGCCACCGGCGCGCGGTTCGTCCCGGTCGAGATTCCGGCCAGCCCGACCCCGGCCGACGGGCGGGCGGTCGCCGCCCTGCGCCGGGTGCTCGCCGGGCCCGTGGATGTGGTCCACGCCCACGGGCTGCGTGCCGGCCTGGTCGCGGCGCTGGCCCGGCCGCGCCAACCGCTCGTGGTCACCTGGCACAACGCGGTCCTCGCGGGTGGGCTGCGCGGGCAGTTGTCCCGGTGGGCCGAACGGATCATCGCGCGGCGGGCCCGGGTCGCCCTCGGTGCCTCCGCGGATCTGGTCGAGCGGACTGTCGCGGCCGGCGCCAGGGATGCCCGACTGGCCCCGGTCGCCGCACCGGCCCTGCCGACCGCGCGGCGCAGCCGGGCCGCGGTACGGGCCGAGTTCGGGGTGGCCCCCGATCAGCCGTTGCTGCTCTCGGTCGGCCGTCTGCACCCGCAGAAGCGGTACGACGTACTCGTCGAGGCGGCGGCTGGCTGGCGGGACCTGAAGCCACCGCCGGTGGTGCTGATCGCCGGCAGCGGCCCCTCCTATCTGCCGTTGGCCGCCGACATCTCGGCGGCACGGGCCCCGATCACCCTGCTCGGACACCGTACCGACGTCGCGGACCTGCTCGTCGGCGCCGACCTTGCCCTGGTGACCAGTGACTGGGAGGCACGTCAGCTCTTCACCCAGGAGGCGTTGCACAGCGGCGTGCCGCTGGTCGCGACCGCCGTCGGCGGCATCCCCGAACTGGTGGGGGACGCGGCGGTGCTGGTGCCGCCGGCCGACCCCGCCGCGCTCGACCGGGCGGTGCGGGACCTGCTCGCCGACGACGCCCGGCGGGCCGAGCTGGGCCGGCGGGGCATCGCCCGGGCGGGGACCTGGCCGACCGAGGCCGAGACCGTCGCCCAACTGGCCGCGCTCTACGCGGAGCTGGCGCCGGGACCGGTTCGTACGTCGGACACCCCGCACACCCACGACCACGGGCGCGGCTGA
- a CDS encoding NUDIX domain-containing protein gives MTAAPGEHRYEVKSQTERYDGRVFSVVTDEVVMPGGRVAPRDYVRHVGAVGVVALDDDGRVVLIRQYRHPIGRMLWELPAGLVDVVGEALPAAALRELAEEVDLTAGQVDLLVDLHTSPGASTELIRVFLARQLADVPVAQRHERRDEEAELQVVRVDLDQAVAMVLAGEITNAACVGGVLAAARARDLGWAPLRPADAPLPG, from the coding sequence GTGACCGCCGCGCCCGGCGAGCACCGGTACGAGGTGAAGTCCCAGACCGAGCGGTACGACGGCCGGGTCTTCTCCGTCGTCACCGACGAGGTGGTGATGCCGGGCGGCCGGGTCGCGCCCCGGGACTACGTACGGCACGTGGGCGCGGTCGGGGTGGTGGCGCTCGACGACGACGGCCGGGTGGTCCTGATCCGGCAGTACCGCCACCCGATCGGCCGGATGCTCTGGGAGCTGCCCGCGGGCCTGGTCGACGTGGTGGGGGAGGCGCTGCCGGCCGCTGCCCTGCGGGAACTGGCGGAGGAGGTCGACCTCACCGCCGGTCAGGTCGACCTCCTGGTCGACCTGCACACCTCGCCGGGCGCGTCGACCGAGCTGATCCGGGTCTTCCTGGCCCGGCAGCTCGCCGACGTGCCGGTGGCGCAACGGCACGAGCGGCGGGACGAGGAGGCCGAACTCCAGGTGGTCCGGGTCGACCTCGACCAGGCGGTGGCGATGGTCCTGGCCGGTGAGATCACCAACGCAGCCTGCGTCGGCGGTGTGCTGGCCGCGGCCCGTGCCCGCGACCTGGGCTGGGCGCCGCTCCGACCGGCTGATGCCCCGCTGCCGGGCTGA